A part of Planococcus sp. MB-3u-03 genomic DNA contains:
- a CDS encoding GGDEF domain-containing protein, with protein sequence MFTYYLDLERFAYRDSLTDLYNRHFLTRFFEGNSKAGGAVFFLDLDGFKKVNDVYGHDTGDVVLKEVASKLQRFTAVHSVALAIRLGGDEFLVCFTEPASAAELSEWANRLLGSLSDWEADYPLSASLGIAQYPAGGDCDLKELLQQADQALYQAKKAGKNRYTFY encoded by the coding sequence ATGTTTACCTATTACTTGGATCTCGAGCGCTTCGCTTACCGGGATTCGCTGACGGATCTATACAATCGCCATTTTCTCACGCGATTCTTTGAAGGGAATTCGAAAGCGGGAGGCGCAGTATTCTTTCTCGATTTGGATGGCTTTAAAAAGGTCAACGATGTGTACGGCCACGATACGGGAGATGTGGTATTGAAAGAAGTGGCCTCAAAGCTGCAGCGATTTACCGCCGTTCATTCGGTTGCCTTGGCGATTCGTCTTGGCGGGGATGAATTCCTGGTCTGTTTTACCGAACCAGCCAGTGCAGCGGAATTGAGCGAATGGGCAAATCGCCTGCTCGGCAGCTTGAGTGATTGGGAAGCCGATTATCCGCTGTCGGCGAGCCTCGGCATTGCCCAATATCCTGCCGGTGGGGATTGTGATTTGAAAGAACTTCTCCAGCAAGCTGACCAAGCATTGTATCAAGCGAAAAAAGCAGGGAAGAACCGCTATACTTTCTATTAA
- a CDS encoding DegV family protein: MKKIAWITDTAAQLDDAFIQRHNVYVLPLSVVFDDGSYRESIDLTQGEFYDKLRAAKVSPKTSQPAIGEMTALYEKLQAEGYDLAVALHLSSGLSGTYNSALSAAEMADFKVYPIDSKIGSFPMGKMIEIGNELFAAGKEPEEVVETINQLTAKSHLSFIPSSLNQLHKSGRVSGTQAFLSNILNIKVVITFVDGVTTMKEKVRSNKRAKESVNSALRADMESGMVPEVAVIHCNNEAGAEAWKNELMKEFSGLKVDVIPLSVCVGVHAGEGTTGLSWVSY; this comes from the coding sequence ATGAAAAAAATCGCATGGATCACGGATACAGCAGCGCAATTGGATGATGCATTCATCCAAAGGCATAATGTCTATGTATTGCCCCTTAGTGTCGTGTTTGACGACGGGTCGTACCGAGAGTCGATCGACCTGACGCAGGGAGAATTTTACGATAAATTACGTGCGGCGAAAGTGTCGCCGAAAACTTCACAGCCGGCCATCGGGGAAATGACGGCCTTATACGAAAAACTGCAGGCGGAAGGCTACGATTTGGCGGTAGCCCTCCATTTGTCGAGTGGATTGTCCGGTACCTATAATAGCGCGCTATCAGCTGCCGAGATGGCGGATTTCAAGGTGTATCCGATCGACTCGAAAATCGGTTCGTTCCCGATGGGGAAAATGATCGAAATCGGCAATGAATTGTTCGCAGCCGGTAAAGAACCGGAAGAAGTCGTAGAGACAATCAATCAATTGACCGCCAAATCGCATTTATCGTTCATTCCGTCGAGCTTGAACCAATTGCATAAAAGCGGGCGGGTGTCCGGGACACAGGCGTTCCTCAGTAATATCCTCAACATCAAAGTAGTCATCACTTTTGTCGACGGCGTCACGACGATGAAAGAGAAAGTCCGGTCGAACAAACGCGCCAAGGAAAGCGTCAATTCGGCCTTGCGCGCGGATATGGAGTCCGGGATGGTGCCGGAAGTGGCGGTCATCCATTGCAATAATGAAGCCGGCGCGGAAGCGTGGAAAAACGAATTGATGAAGGAATTCTCAGGGCTTAAAGTAGATGTTATTCCGCTAAGCGTCTGCGTGGGCGTCCATGCCGGGGAAGGCACGACCGGCTTGAGCTGGGTCAGCTATTAA
- a CDS encoding GAF domain-containing protein: protein MMVTFRELEMYKNFDELAEDVIGLAKEILPDQLFYLSSISEAQQIILKHSPNDTTIPIAEGLVLNLEDSLCSRIDFKNKQPLVYEDVKDGHALGAFEEKLEAANVRSYLGLPISFINGEWFGTLCGCLPITWISSASLTGIR, encoded by the coding sequence ATGATGGTGACATTTCGGGAATTGGAAATGTATAAGAATTTTGATGAGCTGGCGGAAGATGTAATCGGCCTGGCCAAAGAGATTTTGCCGGATCAATTGTTTTATTTAAGCTCCATCAGTGAAGCTCAGCAAATAATCCTTAAGCATTCGCCGAACGACACGACGATCCCCATAGCGGAGGGATTGGTGTTGAATCTGGAGGATTCGCTGTGCAGCCGCATCGATTTCAAGAACAAGCAGCCCTTGGTCTATGAGGATGTCAAAGACGGACATGCACTGGGAGCGTTTGAAGAGAAGCTGGAAGCAGCCAATGTGCGCTCGTATTTGGGATTGCCGATTTCCTTCATTAATGGGGAGTGGTTCGGCACCTTGTGCGGATGTTTACCTATTACTTGGATCTCGAGCGCTTCGCTTACCGGGATTCGCTGA
- a CDS encoding acyl-CoA dehydrogenase family protein, whose product MDILKAKTFEERMDILNETVAPFTERAAHNDLERKFPFENFEELKAINYPALTIPKEYGGAGISLSEMLRYQEAISRADGSTGLSIGWHMGIVQDLGETGKWDESVLEALFDDIKARGALINNCATEKQTGSPTRGGKPSTTARKVGGSWVIDGRKSFTSMAPVLNYFNVTAVIEETGEVGYFLIPRSAEGIAIDETWDSVAMTGTGSHDLVLTNVQVEEKALVEISVPGKKRPAGWLLHIPACYLGIAQAAQDYAIRFAQEYSPNSLNGPIIELPNVKQKIGQIELELQRSRHFLHSVAKQWDGSDEEQRSQMAAELGAVKVAVTNSAVDIVDLAMRVAGAHSLSEKSPLQRYYRDVRAGLHNPPMEDMLIPSLADFAIGKAKSKQPVK is encoded by the coding sequence GCACCGTTTACGGAACGGGCCGCGCACAATGATTTGGAACGAAAATTTCCATTTGAGAATTTTGAGGAACTGAAAGCGATCAATTACCCCGCGTTGACGATTCCGAAAGAATACGGCGGAGCGGGCATTTCCTTGTCTGAGATGCTGCGCTATCAGGAAGCGATCAGCCGCGCGGACGGGTCGACCGGTTTGTCAATCGGTTGGCATATGGGCATCGTTCAAGATTTGGGCGAGACCGGTAAATGGGACGAATCAGTGCTTGAAGCTTTATTTGACGATATCAAAGCACGCGGCGCATTGATCAATAATTGTGCGACCGAAAAGCAGACCGGCAGCCCGACAAGAGGCGGCAAGCCATCGACCACAGCGAGAAAAGTTGGCGGTTCGTGGGTCATTGATGGACGCAAGTCGTTCACGTCGATGGCGCCGGTATTGAATTACTTCAACGTGACCGCTGTGATTGAAGAGACCGGAGAAGTGGGCTATTTCCTCATTCCGCGGTCGGCTGAAGGCATAGCGATCGACGAGACTTGGGACAGTGTGGCGATGACCGGCACCGGAAGCCATGATTTGGTGTTGACGAATGTCCAAGTAGAGGAGAAGGCTTTGGTCGAGATTAGTGTGCCCGGGAAGAAGCGACCGGCGGGATGGCTGCTCCATATCCCGGCGTGCTATCTCGGAATCGCACAGGCCGCGCAGGACTATGCAATCCGCTTTGCACAGGAGTATTCGCCGAATAGCTTGAACGGGCCGATCATCGAGCTGCCGAACGTCAAACAAAAGATTGGCCAAATCGAATTGGAATTGCAGCGGTCACGGCATTTCCTTCATTCCGTCGCGAAACAATGGGACGGTTCGGACGAAGAACAGCGCTCACAGATGGCTGCGGAACTCGGGGCCGTAAAAGTCGCGGTGACGAATTCAGCGGTCGATATCGTGGATTTGGCGATGCGCGTCGCAGGTGCACACAGCCTGTCGGAAAAATCGCCTTTGCAGCGCTATTACCGCGATGTGCGGGCGGGACTTCACAACCCGCCGATGGAAGACATGCTCATTCCATCGCTTGCGGATTTTGCGATCGGCAAAGCGAAATCGAAACAACCGGTTAAATAG
- a CDS encoding LLM class flavin-dependent oxidoreductase — MTKKRIYLNAFEMVCAGGHQSPGLWLHEDDRSHTYKDSEYWIELAKLLEKGKFDAVFLADVLGTYDVYGGTRDAALRNAVQTPVNDPLLVVPLMSSVTKHLSFGVTASVSHEHPYTFARRMSTLDHLTKGRIGWNVVTSYLKSAAVNIGLDDQMSHDERYEFAAEYLDVCYKLWEGSWEDGAVVRDKQSKIYTDPSKVHDIRHEGNYFKVPGAHLSEPSPQRTPVLFQAGASPRGREFASKHAESVFTAGPTIPVVKKGVDALRERITANGRNPEDVLVYTTFTAIVGKTEQEAQEKYETLKSHVSYEGALALLSGWTGIDFSGYEPDDTLEYIQSNAMQSAVEVFTRADPDRKWTIGELATFVGIGGRGPVAVGTPEQVADEVERWRDETGVDGFNLAYTLAPGSFEDFVELVVPVLQERGLVQKEYTDGTYREKIYGKGQAQLKDNHPGRTFKHLHEPARN, encoded by the coding sequence ATGACGAAGAAACGGATTTATTTGAACGCTTTTGAGATGGTGTGCGCAGGCGGGCACCAGTCGCCGGGGTTGTGGCTTCATGAGGACGACCGATCGCATACGTACAAGGACAGCGAATATTGGATCGAGCTGGCGAAGCTATTGGAAAAAGGGAAGTTCGACGCGGTGTTCCTGGCCGATGTGCTCGGGACCTACGACGTCTACGGCGGGACGCGCGATGCGGCACTTCGCAATGCGGTGCAGACGCCGGTCAACGATCCGCTATTGGTCGTGCCGCTCATGTCATCGGTGACAAAGCATTTGAGTTTCGGGGTCACGGCATCTGTCAGCCACGAACATCCGTACACCTTCGCACGGCGCATGTCGACACTCGACCATCTGACAAAAGGGCGCATCGGCTGGAACGTCGTCACTTCCTATTTGAAAAGCGCCGCAGTCAATATCGGGCTCGATGACCAGATGAGCCACGACGAACGCTACGAATTCGCGGCCGAATATTTGGACGTTTGCTATAAATTATGGGAAGGCAGCTGGGAAGATGGCGCGGTCGTCCGCGACAAACAGTCGAAAATCTATACCGACCCGTCAAAAGTCCATGACATCCGCCACGAAGGCAACTACTTTAAAGTGCCAGGCGCTCATCTATCCGAACCGTCGCCACAGCGCACGCCAGTATTGTTCCAGGCAGGCGCTTCGCCGCGCGGCAGGGAATTCGCCTCGAAGCACGCCGAATCGGTGTTTACGGCAGGGCCGACGATTCCCGTTGTGAAAAAAGGCGTCGACGCATTAAGAGAACGCATCACGGCGAACGGCCGAAACCCGGAAGATGTGCTCGTCTATACAACTTTCACCGCGATTGTCGGGAAGACCGAACAGGAAGCGCAAGAGAAATACGAAACTTTGAAAAGCCATGTCAGCTACGAAGGCGCACTCGCCTTGCTGAGCGGCTGGACCGGCATCGACTTTTCCGGATACGAGCCGGACGATACGCTTGAATACATCCAAAGCAACGCCATGCAATCGGCGGTCGAAGTGTTCACGCGTGCCGATCCGGACAGAAAATGGACGATCGGGGAACTGGCGACATTCGTCGGCATCGGCGGAAGAGGGCCGGTCGCGGTCGGAACGCCGGAGCAAGTCGCAGACGAAGTCGAGCGCTGGAGAGATGAAACCGGTGTCGACGGCTTTAATTTAGCGTATACGCTCGCACCCGGAAGCTTCGAGGACTTTGTTGAACTGGTCGTTCCGGTCTTGCAGGAACGTGGGCTTGTGCAGAAAGAATACACAGACGGCACATACCGCGAGAAAATCTACGGCAAAGGCCAAGCGCAATTGAAAGACAATCATCCGGGCAGAACGTTCAAGCACTTGCACGAACCGGCCAGAAATTAA
- a CDS encoding copper resistance CopC family protein → MKKTMILLSALLLFPISAQAHSVLEASTPAEGELVTEPVVAVALDFSAGIEEGSGMTMTMDGTAVDFSEVAVMDDQLIGTPAEELADGSYVVEYDVLSEDGHPIQGSLAFELQAGEEEEVTEEAAETAEPEADEAEAEEAEQTEASDMEQAAANDPEAPAENSGSSMTLIIAGIAIILLIAAVVLMRRKR, encoded by the coding sequence ATGAAGAAAACGATGATTTTATTGAGCGCATTGCTGTTGTTTCCGATTTCAGCACAAGCGCATTCTGTGCTCGAAGCCTCGACTCCGGCTGAAGGGGAGCTCGTAACCGAACCGGTAGTAGCCGTTGCGCTCGATTTCAGTGCCGGCATTGAAGAAGGCAGTGGAATGACGATGACAATGGACGGGACCGCTGTCGATTTCAGTGAAGTGGCCGTCATGGACGACCAATTGATCGGTACGCCGGCCGAGGAGCTCGCAGACGGATCTTATGTCGTGGAATATGATGTATTGAGCGAAGACGGCCATCCGATACAAGGTTCTCTTGCTTTTGAGTTGCAGGCAGGTGAGGAAGAAGAAGTGACAGAAGAAGCGGCAGAAACAGCTGAACCGGAGGCCGATGAGGCCGAAGCCGAGGAAGCTGAACAAACTGAAGCTTCCGATATGGAACAAGCAGCAGCGAACGATCCGGAAGCCCCAGCAGAAAACAGCGGCTCCAGCATGACTTTGATCATTGCGGGAATCGCCATTATCCTGTTGATCGCTGCCGTTGTCTTGATGCGTAGAAAACGATGA
- a CDS encoding sodium:solute symporter family protein — MGDETTWLLPLISAMLVGYFALTTWLGKKGKAHSGSMKGFAIAKGKVNPAVVGMSFGASYASANLFLGVPGWAYTYGLSTLWYTIGCFGVTWLGLLLFTKTFWRYGQKNGGSLTIPQWLGNRYNSKALRVLVALLVLFNIYYIVGQNVGLATMFETVIGIPYLWGIAIGVIITVVYVSLGGAFAQIVSDGIQGATMAVVSLLLFVSLLWTIGGGWNVFGTLQAELRAIDPALVSPLSTGGPFYSGFAILSIQWLLFSFVLLPHLMNKVLTVEKEEDLRTFTLSAGVSLFTLSIFSVFAGLAARIILPGLASADSAIPAYIMEAFPVVIVALLVMGLISAILSTTDSLYLGITNSIGNDLFKVLAVPVLYKNKNLTEQELDAKVLRASKVSLVFIGLVSLYMSINRPESLALLTNFGTSAIISGIAAPISLGYFWKHANKSGAIASVVSGAGCYMILTGTGVIEHVFQAMFFSSILGFTSMITVSLIAETVKKREKTSQEAVRGL; from the coding sequence ATGGGTGATGAAACAACTTGGCTATTGCCGCTGATTAGTGCGATGCTCGTCGGCTATTTCGCCTTGACGACATGGCTCGGGAAAAAAGGCAAAGCCCATAGCGGATCGATGAAAGGCTTTGCCATCGCGAAAGGCAAAGTCAATCCAGCGGTCGTCGGCATGAGTTTTGGCGCCTCATACGCCAGTGCGAACTTGTTTCTTGGGGTGCCAGGCTGGGCGTATACATACGGCTTATCGACTTTATGGTACACGATCGGCTGCTTCGGGGTTACGTGGCTCGGCCTGTTGCTGTTCACGAAAACCTTCTGGCGCTATGGGCAGAAAAATGGCGGCAGCTTGACGATTCCCCAGTGGCTTGGCAACCGTTATAACAGCAAAGCCTTACGCGTGCTCGTCGCATTACTAGTGCTGTTCAATATCTATTACATCGTCGGGCAGAACGTCGGCTTAGCTACGATGTTCGAAACGGTCATCGGCATTCCATATTTATGGGGCATTGCGATCGGCGTCATCATCACGGTCGTTTACGTCAGCCTCGGCGGCGCATTCGCACAGATTGTCAGCGACGGCATCCAAGGAGCGACGATGGCGGTCGTGTCGCTATTGTTATTCGTTTCGTTATTGTGGACAATCGGCGGCGGATGGAATGTGTTCGGCACGCTGCAAGCGGAACTTCGCGCGATCGACCCGGCACTCGTTTCGCCGCTGTCGACAGGCGGGCCGTTCTATAGCGGCTTCGCTATCTTGAGCATCCAGTGGCTGCTGTTTTCATTCGTGCTGCTGCCGCATTTGATGAATAAAGTGCTGACGGTCGAAAAAGAGGAAGACTTGCGGACCTTCACTTTATCCGCAGGCGTCTCTTTGTTCACCTTGTCGATCTTCTCGGTATTCGCTGGGCTCGCGGCGCGCATCATCTTGCCGGGGCTCGCATCGGCTGATAGCGCCATTCCGGCGTATATCATGGAAGCTTTCCCGGTTGTCATCGTCGCGCTGCTTGTCATGGGCTTGATCTCTGCGATCCTGTCGACGACCGACAGCTTGTATCTCGGCATCACCAACAGCATCGGCAACGATTTGTTCAAAGTGCTGGCCGTGCCGGTCCTTTACAAAAACAAGAATTTGACGGAACAGGAACTCGACGCCAAGGTGCTGAGGGCATCGAAAGTGTCGCTGGTCTTCATCGGCCTGGTGTCGCTCTATATGTCGATCAACCGGCCGGAATCTTTAGCTTTATTGACCAACTTCGGGACCTCCGCCATCATCAGCGGCATCGCAGCCCCGATCAGCCTCGGCTATTTCTGGAAGCACGCCAATAAATCCGGCGCCATCGCCTCTGTCGTCAGCGGAGCGGGCTGCTATATGATCTTGACCGGCACCGGTGTCATCGAACACGTTTTCCAAGCGATGTTCTTCAGTTCGATCCTCGGCTTCACGTCGATGATCACGGTGAGCCTGATTGCCGAAACTGTGAAGAAGCGCGAAAAGACTTCGCAGGAAGCGGTTCGTGGATTGTAA
- a CDS encoding copper resistance D family protein: MSWLIALSDFLLYVVLAFLAGDAVLRFIKPENKPLIEVPKKLVLIALALIPLLLAPPVIQLVLLLGESFGLMQAVVDVTTEFRAGQSYVFGVLMALAWLVVVWRDGSSVLRAFWLVLSVLNVAYASHAASIADWQGFAGHALHFLALVLWAGVLIHIAWFLRDGRNWRAFLKWFTPFSVAMMIILIGSGIWLMLFFVAPEDYASSWILPYGQLLLLKHLSIVPLLLAAFINAVLSRSDAPNRSWLKVESWLLLLVLLITAFMSKLAPPHNINETFRMEGGAPFVEWFAGPQYIPVHAVWTPNIDGFLMMAIGLIFLGLQWLGYRKQLPEWLSFIFSLGFIAATYTGLMFSFLF; the protein is encoded by the coding sequence ATGAGCTGGTTGATCGCGCTGTCGGATTTCCTCCTTTATGTGGTGTTGGCGTTTCTTGCGGGCGATGCCGTCTTGCGGTTCATCAAGCCGGAAAATAAGCCGCTTATTGAAGTCCCGAAAAAACTTGTCTTGATTGCGCTCGCGCTCATTCCGCTCTTGCTTGCACCCCCTGTTATTCAGCTCGTTTTATTGTTGGGGGAGAGCTTCGGCCTGATGCAGGCAGTCGTTGATGTCACGACGGAATTTCGCGCTGGCCAAAGCTATGTATTCGGTGTCTTGATGGCGCTGGCGTGGTTGGTCGTGGTCTGGCGCGACGGATCTTCGGTGCTCCGTGCGTTTTGGCTCGTGCTCAGCGTGCTCAATGTGGCATATGCCAGCCACGCTGCGTCAATTGCGGACTGGCAAGGATTTGCCGGGCATGCGCTTCATTTTCTGGCGCTTGTGCTCTGGGCAGGCGTATTGATCCACATCGCCTGGTTTTTGCGCGACGGTCGCAATTGGCGCGCGTTTCTCAAATGGTTTACGCCGTTTTCCGTGGCCATGATGATCATTTTGATCGGCAGCGGCATCTGGCTCATGCTGTTTTTCGTGGCGCCGGAAGATTACGCAAGTTCGTGGATCTTGCCTTACGGACAGCTCTTGCTGCTGAAGCATTTGAGTATCGTGCCGCTCCTGCTCGCAGCGTTCATCAATGCTGTCTTATCCAGAAGCGACGCCCCGAACCGTTCTTGGCTCAAAGTGGAGAGCTGGCTCTTGCTATTGGTGTTATTGATCACCGCATTCATGAGCAAGCTCGCTCCACCGCATAATATCAATGAAACGTTCCGCATGGAAGGCGGCGCGCCGTTTGTCGAGTGGTTCGCTGGGCCGCAGTATATTCCCGTCCACGCAGTATGGACGCCGAATATCGATGGATTCCTGATGATGGCAATCGGCCTGATATTCCTGGGTTTGCAATGGCTGGGATATCGCAAGCAGCTGCCCGAATGGCTGTCGTTTATTTTCAGCCTCGGGTTCATCGCAGCGACTTACACCGGATTGATGTTCAGTTTCTTATTTTAA
- a CDS encoding acyltransferase family protein: MADLRVPEKRFRPELEGIRAVAALLVAVYHIWIGSVSGGVDVFFIVSGYLITTSLLSRMVRDGRINYTENLLGLAKRLFPLAFTVMVVSAVLSIVLLPLSTWRQTIAELFSSMFYFQNWQLANSAVDYLAQNNTASPFQHFWALSIQGQFYVTWPIVITLVYLLATKILKTPVRKTLLAVLSVIFLASLSYSVYITAVNQPWAYFDTFARAWEFSLGGMLALMLPYLRFSDRAHLIMGWVGLAIIAFTGMVLPVSTVFPGFAALLPTGGVILVIIASENGQAFGVQKLLGSKPFQYFGSISYGFYLWHWPLLVFYYAYFNTETVTALGGFSILAITLVLSIMTIRLVEKPVREMPVKHSKKRLAKVLVALMMPAVLVGVSWGVFVQASSGGTATVEDNPGARAVLENVQPAKDAELQPDFLSAKEDLPTFYSDKDCFLTGSVSSKLKECSFGVTENPEHVVALVGGSHSGHWFPALEAVAEEMNMRIDVYNKDACRFSSGDFDGQLDEACMTWNDNLQERLMADPPDLIFTTATVNSGDTVPKGYINKWKEFEGIAEIFAVRDNPRMKVDPTLCLDELSVDNCSVERDKALADVVPWENTEGIPDNVTFADMSEYFCTDDTCPPVIGNVLVYRDKHHLTTLYSQTMGPALKEHLEPALENLN, translated from the coding sequence ATGGCAGATTTACGGGTGCCCGAAAAGCGCTTCCGGCCTGAGTTGGAAGGAATCCGCGCGGTTGCGGCGCTTTTGGTGGCAGTCTATCATATTTGGATCGGGTCGGTATCCGGAGGCGTCGATGTATTCTTCATCGTCTCGGGATATTTGATCACGACGTCTCTTTTGTCACGGATGGTGCGCGATGGCCGTATCAATTACACGGAAAATCTACTGGGGCTCGCGAAACGGCTGTTTCCGCTGGCGTTTACGGTAATGGTCGTCTCGGCAGTGCTGTCGATTGTGTTATTGCCGCTCAGCACATGGCGCCAGACGATCGCTGAATTGTTTTCATCAATGTTCTATTTCCAGAACTGGCAGCTCGCCAATAGCGCCGTCGATTATTTGGCACAGAACAACACGGCGAGCCCGTTCCAGCATTTCTGGGCATTGTCGATCCAGGGCCAGTTTTATGTGACCTGGCCAATCGTCATTACGCTCGTTTACCTGTTGGCGACGAAAATCCTTAAGACGCCGGTGCGCAAAACTTTGCTGGCCGTGCTGTCGGTGATTTTCCTCGCTTCACTCAGCTATTCGGTTTATATCACAGCGGTCAATCAGCCGTGGGCGTATTTCGATACCTTCGCACGCGCTTGGGAATTCTCGCTCGGCGGGATGCTTGCGCTAATGCTTCCGTATTTACGCTTTTCGGACCGCGCACATCTCATCATGGGCTGGGTAGGGCTTGCGATCATAGCCTTCACCGGCATGGTGCTTCCTGTATCGACCGTATTCCCCGGCTTTGCGGCATTGCTGCCGACCGGCGGGGTGATCTTGGTCATCATCGCCAGTGAAAACGGGCAGGCATTCGGCGTGCAGAAATTGCTCGGTTCGAAGCCGTTTCAGTATTTCGGCAGCATTTCCTATGGCTTTTATTTATGGCATTGGCCGCTGCTGGTATTCTATTATGCTTATTTCAATACAGAGACAGTCACGGCGCTCGGCGGCTTTAGTATTTTGGCGATCACGCTTGTGCTGTCGATCATGACGATCCGCCTCGTGGAAAAGCCGGTGCGCGAGATGCCGGTCAAGCATTCGAAAAAACGCTTGGCGAAAGTGCTTGTCGCTTTAATGATGCCCGCTGTTTTGGTCGGCGTCTCATGGGGCGTCTTCGTCCAGGCGAGCAGTGGCGGCACGGCGACGGTAGAAGATAACCCCGGCGCACGCGCCGTATTGGAAAACGTCCAGCCTGCAAAAGATGCGGAACTGCAGCCGGACTTTTTGTCGGCGAAGGAAGATTTGCCGACATTCTATAGCGACAAAGACTGCTTCTTGACGGGCAGTGTCAGCTCGAAACTCAAGGAATGTTCGTTCGGCGTAACGGAAAATCCAGAGCATGTCGTCGCGCTGGTCGGCGGCTCGCATTCGGGGCATTGGTTCCCGGCGCTTGAAGCGGTCGCAGAAGAAATGAACATGCGTATCGATGTCTACAATAAAGACGCCTGCCGTTTCTCGAGCGGTGATTTCGATGGCCAGTTGGACGAAGCGTGCATGACCTGGAACGATAATCTGCAGGAACGGCTAATGGCAGATCCACCAGACCTAATTTTCACGACAGCGACGGTGAATTCAGGCGATACGGTGCCAAAAGGCTATATCAATAAATGGAAAGAGTTCGAAGGGATCGCGGAGATTTTCGCCGTGCGCGACAATCCGCGCATGAAAGTCGACCCGACGCTTTGCCTCGATGAATTGAGCGTCGACAATTGTTCGGTCGAGCGCGATAAAGCATTAGCGGATGTCGTGCCGTGGGAAAATACGGAAGGCATTCCGGATAATGTGACGTTCGCCGATATGTCCGAGTATTTCTGCACGGATGATACATGCCCGCCGGTGATCGGCAATGTGCTCGTCTACCGCGATAAGCATCATTTGACGACACTTTATTCGCAAACGATGGGGCCGGCATTGAAGGAACATCTTGAACCGGCTCTTGAAAATCTAAACTGA
- a CDS encoding tRNA dihydrouridine synthase — translation MKENFWRELPKPFFVLAPMEDVTNVVFRHVVAAAASPDVYFTEFTNTESYCHPEGIHSVRGRLTFTEDEQPIVAHIWGNKPEHFLEMSIGMAAQGFKGVDINMGCPVPNVAAKGKGSGLINYPDNAAEIIQAAKMGGLPVSVKTRLGYTSVDEWKGWLTHVLEQDIANLSIHLRTKKEMSAVPAHWELIPEIKALRDEIAPDTLITINGDIPDRKTGQELADKYGIDGVMIGRGIFHNPFAFEEVPREHSTQELFDLLRLHLDLHDKYSTETEPIAFKPLRRFFKIYVRGVRGAGELRNDLMHTETTDEVRALLDAFQLVAAGSSTHTES, via the coding sequence ATGAAAGAGAATTTTTGGCGTGAATTGCCGAAGCCATTTTTTGTATTGGCGCCGATGGAAGATGTGACGAATGTGGTATTTCGCCATGTCGTAGCGGCAGCGGCGAGCCCTGATGTGTATTTCACGGAATTTACGAATACGGAAAGCTATTGCCATCCGGAAGGCATCCACAGCGTGCGCGGACGTTTGACGTTCACGGAAGATGAGCAGCCGATCGTCGCCCATATCTGGGGCAACAAGCCGGAGCATTTCCTCGAGATGAGCATTGGCATGGCGGCGCAAGGCTTTAAAGGCGTCGACATCAATATGGGCTGCCCCGTACCGAACGTTGCCGCCAAAGGAAAAGGCAGCGGCTTGATCAATTATCCCGATAACGCAGCGGAGATCATCCAAGCCGCGAAAATGGGCGGATTGCCTGTCAGCGTCAAGACGCGCCTCGGCTACACAAGTGTCGACGAATGGAAAGGCTGGTTGACGCATGTCTTGGAGCAGGACATCGCCAACTTGTCGATCCATTTGCGCACGAAAAAGGAAATGAGCGCCGTGCCTGCGCATTGGGAACTCATTCCTGAAATCAAAGCGCTGCGCGACGAGATCGCACCGGATACTTTGATCACCATTAACGGTGACATCCCGGACCGCAAGACCGGCCAGGAGCTGGCGGATAAATACGGCATCGACGGCGTCATGATCGGGCGCGGGATTTTCCATAACCCGTTTGCTTTTGAGGAAGTGCCTCGTGAGCACAGCACGCAGGAATTGTTCGACCTGTTGCGCTTGCATTTGGACCTCCACGATAAATACTCGACAGAGACCGAGCCGATCGCCTTCAAGCCGTTGCGCCGTTTCTTCAAGATTTATGTGCGCGGCGTACGCGGTGCCGGTGAACTCCGCAATGATTTGATGCACACCGAGACGACCGATGAAGTGCGCGCTTTGCTGGATGCATTCCAGTTGGTCGCTGCAGGAAGCAGCACGCATACTGAATCGTAA